CGGCTTCACGGGCTTTACCCTGTTTGGGCTGACATTTTCCCCCCTGGGGGTTGGGCTAACTTACTCGCTGTTCGGTGATCTGGCAAAGCGTGCGAAACAAAATAAGCAGAACCTGCAGCAACGTCGCGAAGAGTTGGTGATGGAGATGCAATCGTTTACCCCGCAGTTGGCGAACCTGGCCACACTGTCGGGTCTGCTCAATGACATCAAGGGCCGACTCAAAGAGGTCAATACGGCCGCCTGGAACTTGCGCTACGTTATCCGCACCTTGAGTGACCATACAAAAGTCTCGACTGAGGAACTTGACCTGCTCGATACCCATGTCAGCGTGGAACGATTTGCGCGTCGGATCGATCGTGTGGTTCGCCCGTGGCACAAGATTGGCAATATTTCGCACGAGTTGGCATTGATTTTTAACGACGTCATGAAAAGTTTTAATCAGGAGGATTGATATGGATATTAGCAGCCCGATACTTGTGAAGTACCCCGATGTGTCTGCAATGCGATTGATGCAAGGTGAAATTTCCAAGTTTGTAAATATGAAGGCAAAACATCTGAGCTCGTCCATCCGGGAGAACGTCTCGGATTTGCTGAGGCTGCTCAGGGAGTGCGACGCTCAAATGAAAGACCAGGTATTGAGTGCCACGCTCAATCTTGCGCACCAGAATTGGTCGGAGATAAATGCCGCAGCCGTGAGTTCGCAAAATGGCCAGAACCAAGGCATCAAGAAAGATATCGAAGACGAGCTGGTGCGTCTGCGGGGTCGCTTGAAGGCGTCGTTGCAGGTGTTGAACCAACGAGTCAGCGCAATACAGGTTTATCGCCTGTCGGAATTGGAGGAGCGCCGTTCACAGCTGGCAGGGACCAAGGAACGTATACAAGCCAGTGTCGACCACCTGCTGGAAGTGGTTGCAGGCATGGAGCGTCAAAAGAACGAGCTGGACCAGATCATCAAGACGTTCGAAGTGCCAACGCTGTTCAGTATTATCAAGGGCATGATTCCGACAGAGGAGGAAGTGGACCTGTTGTTGAGCAGCATCAAGAACCCCACGGTGAGCCCTGAACTGGTGAAGGCAGCCGTCAAGAAGTTCGAGGCCAATCTGGATGTCATAGGCGAAGGACGCAAGTTCTCGGATCTTGTGTCAGCCCGGGCGACGTGTGTCGGGCAGATTGCCGAACAGCGACAGGCATTGTCGTCGTTGCAGAGTTTGTTGCAACAGGCTGTTCAAGAACATGACGAACTGGTCACTGCTGGCAATGTCGACAGTTGGCGTGATCGCTGGGTACTGGAAGCCCAAAAGCTGACGACGACTTGGCAGAGTCATCAGGCTGCTGCAGAACAGGCGACTGAATTGGGCTCGCTCGGCAATGCCCTCATGGCGTTGTCCGTCTACCTGGCGGAGGTTCGCCGCAACTTCGAGACCGTCTGAGCGCATGCATCGCTCCAGGTTTCAACGTACGGTTATCTGGCATTCGAAGGTTTGTACGGGCGCGACTTCAGGGGCCCAGGGTTGTTGGTAGATCAGGGCCAGCGTGGCAGTACCCTCGGCCTTGGCCTGGAAGCGCCAGTTTGACAGGCCTGCACTGCCGACGATACCGGCCTCTTCCGGAGTGCTGTAGACCTCTGGCCCCAGGCTGCGTAGTACGCTTGAGGCTGGGTCCTTGAGCGTCCAGCGATAGCCGGTGGAAGGGTTGCTGGCCAGCGACAGCGATAGAGTCTGACCGACTTGCAGGCGCTTCGGACATTCGCTGTCGGCATCCAGCTCGACGGTTTGCCGCGGTTGCTGCGCGCAGGCAGCGAGCAAGCTGAGACTCAAGGGGAGCAGCAGGCGGGAGAGGGTCATGGTGGCTCCTGAGGCGGACGATGGCCTGAGGATAACCGATGCGCTTGTGTATGTGGGCTCTGAGGGGCCATCGCGGGCTTGCCCTGCGATGGCCCCTCGGAGCCCTGTGTTTATCAGAACAACACTTTCGCCACGTCGGCAAAGCGCTTGGCGAAATGCACCGTCAGCCCTTCGCGCAGGTAGTCGGGCAGTTCCTCGAAGTCCCCACGGTTCGCCTCCGGCAGGATCAGCTCGAAGATCTTCTGCCGCTTGGCGGCGATCACCTTCTCGCGTACCCCGCCAATCGGTAGCACCTGCCCGGTCAGCGTCAGTTCACCCGTCATCGCCACGCCTTTTTTCGGTGCCTGGTCGCGCGCCAGTGACAGCAGGGCGCTGGCCATGGTCACGCCAGCGCTGGGGCCGTCCTTGGGCGTGGCGCCTTCGGGTACGTGCAGGTGGATGAACGCTTCGTTGAAGAAGCCTGGGTCGCCGCCGTACTGCTTGAGGTTTGCGCTGACGTAGCTGTAGGCGATCTCTGCGGACTCCTTCATCACGTCCCCCAGCTTGCCGGTGAGCTTGAAGCCGCGGTTGAGCGTATGAATGCGTGTTGCCTCGATCGGTAGGGTGGCGCCACCCATACTGGTCCAGGCAAGGCCTGTGATCACGCCCTTGCCCGCCAGCACTTGCTCGCTGCGGAACACCGGCATGCCCAGTGCTGCCTCGAGGTCCTTGGTGCCGATCTTGAGCTTGGCATCCGGGTTCTCCAGTAGCTTGACCACTGCCTTGCGCACCAGCTTGCCGAGCTGTTTCTCCAGTTGACGCACGCCAGCCTCGCGGGCGTAGCCTTCGATCACCAGGCGCAGGGCGCTGTCGCTGATGCTCAGGCTGGTCTTGGCAACGCCAGCCTTGTCCAGCTGCTTGGGCCACAGGTGGCGTTTGGCAATGGCCAGCTTCTCTTCGGTGATATAGCCCGACAGGCGAATCACTTCCATGCGGTCGAGCAGCGGGCCGGGGATCGAATCCAAGGTGTTGGCAGTGCAGACGAACAGCACCTTCGACAGGTCCAGACGCAGGTCCAGGTAGTGGTCGAGGAAGTCGACGTTCTGCTCCGGATCCAGGGTTTCGAGCAGTGCCGAGGCGGGGTCGCCCTGGTAGCTCTGGCCCATCTTGTCGATCTCGTCGAGCATGATCACCGGGTTCATCACCTCGACATCCTTCAGCGCCTGTACCAGTTTGCCGGGTTGGGCGCCGATGTAGGTACGACGGTGACCCTTGATCTCGGCTTCGTCGCGCATGCCGCCGACACTGAAGCGGTAGAAGGGGCGCCCCAGGGATTCGGCGATGGATTTGCCGATGCTGGTCTTGCCAACACCCGGCGGGCCGACCAGCAGTACGATCGAGCCGCTGATCTCGCCTTTCCAGGCACCGACGGCGAGGAACTCGAGGATGCGCTCCTTGATATCGTCAAGCCCGGCGTGGTGCTGGTCGAGCACTTTGCGTGCGTGCTTGAGGTCGAGCTTGTCCTGGCCGTATACCCCCCAGGGCAGCGCGGTGGCCCATTCGAGGTAGTTGCGGGTCACAGCGTATTCCGGCGAGCCGGTTTCGAGGATCGCCAGCTTGCCCATTTCCTCGTCGATGCGCTTTTTAGCCTGCTCGGGCAGGGTCTTGCCTTGCAGGCGCTGTTCGAACTGTTCGAGGTCGGCGCTGCGGTCGTCCTTGGTCAGGCCCAGCTCCTGCTGGATGACCTTGAGCTGTTCCTTGAGGAAGAACTCGCGCTGATGCTCGCCGATCTGCCGGTTCACTTCGGCGGAAATCTCGTTCTGCAACCGCGCAACCTCCACTTCCTTGCGCAGCATCGGCAGGACCTTCTCCATGCGCTTGAGCATGGGGACGCAGTCGAGCACTTCCTGCAACTGGTTGCCGGTGGCAGAGGTCAGGGCAGCGGCGAAGTCGGTGAGGGGCGAGGGGTCGTTGGGGCTGAAGCGGTTGAGATAGTTCTTCAGCTCTTCGCTGTACAGCGGATTGAGCGGCAACAGTTCCTTGATCGCATTGATCAGGGCCATGCCGTAGGCCTTGACCTCGTCGGTGGGCTGCGCGGGCTGGTGCGGGTACTCGACTTCGACCAGATAGGGTGGTCGATGGTGCTTGAGCCAGGTGCGGATGCGTACGCGGGTCAGGCCCTGGGCGACGAACTGCAGCTTGCCGTTCTCGCGGCTGGCATGGTGCACCTTGACCAGGGTGCCGTACTCCGGCAACGCCTTGGTGTCGAAGTGGCGGTGGTCTTCGGGCGGCGTGTCCATGAAGAACAGGGCCAGGGAATGATGATCGGTCTTGGCGACCAGGTCGAGGGTTTCGGCCCAGGGTTCCTCGTTGACAATCACCGGCAGCACTTGCGCGGGGAAGAACGGGCGGTTGTGGATCGGGATCACATAGACCTTGTCCGGCAGTTGCTGGCCGGGCAGGGCAAGGGCGCGGCTGGTCTCGGCCTTGGCCTCGAGGTGTTCGATTTCGCTGTGTGCGTCGGGGTGTTCGGGGAAATCCTGCTGGTCGCTCATGGGGCACCTGCGTGAATGACTATGGTGCTTAGATGGGGCGGGGAGGGATGGGTTTCAATGGTAGACGAAGGCAGGAGGGGGGAGGCTTTCATCTTTGCCGGCCGGTGCCGTGCCGCTCGCGGGCCTGCCCGCGAAGGCGGCGGTGTGGCCACCGCCGCAGTCGAGGCTTACTCAGCCAGTTTGTAAGCGATGATGTAGTCGCCCATCTTGGTGCCTAGCGAGCCATGTCCTCCGGCCACGATCAGCACATACTGCTTGCCGTCCTTGCCCGTGTAGGTCATTGGCGTGGCCTGGCCACCGGCTGGCAGGCGAGCGCTCCACAGTTCCTTGCCGTTGTGCACGTCATAGGCGCGCAGGTACTGGTCCAGGGTGCCGCTGAGGAAGCCCACGCCACCGGCGGTGACGATCGAGCCACCCATGCTTGGTACACCCACCGGCAAGCCGATCGGTACAGGGGTGCTGTCACGGGTGGTGCCGTTCTTGCGTTTCCACACCACCTTGTTGGTGAACAGGTCGATAGCGGCCACATAACCCCAGGCCGGTGCCTGGCACGGCACGCCCAATGGCGACATGAACGGGTGCATGGTCACGGCATACG
The Pseudomonas putida genome window above contains:
- the lon gene encoding endopeptidase La, which translates into the protein MSDQQDFPEHPDAHSEIEHLEAKAETSRALALPGQQLPDKVYVIPIHNRPFFPAQVLPVIVNEEPWAETLDLVAKTDHHSLALFFMDTPPEDHRHFDTKALPEYGTLVKVHHASRENGKLQFVAQGLTRVRIRTWLKHHRPPYLVEVEYPHQPAQPTDEVKAYGMALINAIKELLPLNPLYSEELKNYLNRFSPNDPSPLTDFAAALTSATGNQLQEVLDCVPMLKRMEKVLPMLRKEVEVARLQNEISAEVNRQIGEHQREFFLKEQLKVIQQELGLTKDDRSADLEQFEQRLQGKTLPEQAKKRIDEEMGKLAILETGSPEYAVTRNYLEWATALPWGVYGQDKLDLKHARKVLDQHHAGLDDIKERILEFLAVGAWKGEISGSIVLLVGPPGVGKTSIGKSIAESLGRPFYRFSVGGMRDEAEIKGHRRTYIGAQPGKLVQALKDVEVMNPVIMLDEIDKMGQSYQGDPASALLETLDPEQNVDFLDHYLDLRLDLSKVLFVCTANTLDSIPGPLLDRMEVIRLSGYITEEKLAIAKRHLWPKQLDKAGVAKTSLSISDSALRLVIEGYAREAGVRQLEKQLGKLVRKAVVKLLENPDAKLKIGTKDLEAALGMPVFRSEQVLAGKGVITGLAWTSMGGATLPIEATRIHTLNRGFKLTGKLGDVMKESAEIAYSYVSANLKQYGGDPGFFNEAFIHLHVPEGATPKDGPSAGVTMASALLSLARDQAPKKGVAMTGELTLTGQVLPIGGVREKVIAAKRQKIFELILPEANRGDFEELPDYLREGLTVHFAKRFADVAKVLF
- a CDS encoding alpha-xenorhabdolysin family binary toxin subunit B — translated: MDISSPILVKYPDVSAMRLMQGEISKFVNMKAKHLSSSIRENVSDLLRLLRECDAQMKDQVLSATLNLAHQNWSEINAAAVSSQNGQNQGIKKDIEDELVRLRGRLKASLQVLNQRVSAIQVYRLSELEERRSQLAGTKERIQASVDHLLEVVAGMERQKNELDQIIKTFEVPTLFSIIKGMIPTEEEVDLLLSSIKNPTVSPELVKAAVKKFEANLDVIGEGRKFSDLVSARATCVGQIAEQRQALSSLQSLLQQAVQEHDELVTAGNVDSWRDRWVLEAQKLTTTWQSHQAAAEQATELGSLGNALMALSVYLAEVRRNFETV
- a CDS encoding protease inhibitor I42 family protein, translating into MTLSRLLLPLSLSLLAACAQQPRQTVELDADSECPKRLQVGQTLSLSLASNPSTGYRWTLKDPASSVLRSLGPEVYSTPEEAGIVGSAGLSNWRFQAKAEGTATLALIYQQPWAPEVAPVQTFECQITVR